Within the Corvus hawaiiensis isolate bCorHaw1 chromosome 8, bCorHaw1.pri.cur, whole genome shotgun sequence genome, the region TGTGCACTGACTGACATGGAATACTGGAATAGAGAACAAGAAATAACCTGTTGCATGTTATCCCTTTCTGCTCAGCCCCGGAGATTTTCCATTCCTTCCTGAGCGGCGGGACGGGCTATTCCTTCGAGGTGGACTGGTGGTCTCTGGGAATCATGGCGTACGAGCTGCTGCGGGGCTGGGTAGGGCTCCGGCCGTCCTGGCCCTCGGATCGTGTGCTCTGGCTGACCCAGAGGGAGGGGGTACTCCTCACCTTTGTGCTCTTGTCCCCAGAGGCCGTACGACATCCACTCCAACAACCCCGTGGAGTCCctggtgcagctcttcagcaccGTCAGCGTCCAGTACTCCTCGGCCTGGTCCAAGGAAATGGTCGCGCTGCTGCGGAAGGTGAATGGTCCTCCTGGGCCGGGCTGGGGTTGGATGGTAGCTACTGTGTGGACAGGACTAGCTGGGAAGTTATCAGCATGTATCATCAGCTGGTTTAGCTCTGGCTTGCTTGAGGACTCAGAAGAGTAGCTGGTGAGTTTGCTGTAGGAAAGATACACGCGGTGCTGGCAGCAAATAAGTGCCTGTGATAGGAGTTAATGTTGGGTGGGTAACTTGCATAATTAGATTCCGTTTAGTGAGGAGCAGCGTGGCTGGCAGAGGCTGTGCCGGCGCATTCGGCAGGTTTGCGCTGCCATCTGCCGGGCAGCCGGGCTTCCAGGGAATCCAGCCTCTCCCTGGAAGGTGCCAGCAGCCCCCTCAGCCGGGAAGGGACCCCCACGTCCCCCCAAAGCGCTGGGGTACCCCGGCCCGGTGTCCTGCCCACGTGCCCTTTACAGCAGCCCTGTGCTCGGGAGCTGCAAGTGCAGCCAGCATCACCTGCTCCGTGCATCGTCACCTTTGGCATTGGAAAAAGACCCAGCGCTGACCTTATTTTCTGGAAATAGGTTGTGGCCACCTAGGACCAGTGTGTGTAGGACTGTGCCACAGTTTAAGGGAAACCATCCTCCATGGGCACTTTGTGGAGGTCCCACTGTAGGTGCCCATCAGTCGGGAGACCAGACACGCTCAGCTGCAGATGCCCATACTGAGGGGTCAGgactcaaatcctgtgttctgGGAAAATGGCAAGAACTGGTCCAGAGTGAAGGTGGGGCTCCTGGAGAGGGGCCAGAGTGGACACAGCTCAGCTGCCTTGAGCATCCCACTCTCAGGAGAGCTGGGACACGTGTGGGGCTCTGAGTATGCTCTGCAAAGGTCTCATCAATTGAACTTCGGGGAAGGTTTTCATGGGAGAGACAGGCATGGAATTTTCTGGAAGCCTTGCCCACACCCTGTGTTAATGCACCTCCACGTTGTTTGTACCCTCACATTAGACATCCCTCCAGCAGTGGGACACAGGTGCTGAATGCTTTGAAaaccagctctgccctcagacTGCTGTCTCGCAGAACAAGCGAGCATTGAGAACTTTATTCTCTGTGCTCAGTAATCCGTGTGTGTGATGAATGGAGCGGTGTCCCTGGTGTCACAGAGGTTGGACTGAAAGGATGAGCCTCTGCAGGGATCCATGCCTccctggcagggggaggagCATGCGGGGTGGCAGTGCTAGGTGCTGTGGGGAAGGGTTGGGCATGGAAGGAGCAAACCCATGCTGATCCAGGAGCCAGTGGTACCTGGTTTCACAACCTCCAGAACATTGTGTTAGGTATTTTTCCTGTAGTCAGTTATctgtttcccacagcagaaAGGCTCCTTGACGTGGCTGAACCACTGGAGCTGGCCCAGgcatgctgctgctgggtgccTTGTCTTCCTCCTCTTGTGGGAATGCTCTTCTCTCCAGTGCTTTATCACCAGTGtttttccctccccagctgctgacAGTGAATCCTGAGCATCGCTTCTCCTGCCTGGCCCACATCCAGGCCTCGGCGCACCTGTCGGGCGTGGTCTGGAGCGATGTGTGCGAGAAGCGCGTGGAGCCGGGCTTCGTCCCCAACGTGAGTGGCAGTGatccgtgtccccatcccaggcaggggctgctcctcagATTGGAGGAACCactgtgggagcagaggtttTCTGAGGGGGAAGCGGTTTCTGAGTCTCTGCTGTGCCTGACCTGAGTCGTGTCGTGTGTCCTGGCAGAAGGGCCGCCTGCACTGCGACCCCACCTTCGAGCTGGAGGAGATGATTCTGGAGTCAAGGCCCCTGcacaagaagaagaagaggctCGCAAAGAACAAGTCAAGGGATAACAGCAAGGACAGCTCCCAGTCTGTATGTGCTCCCTGGGGCAACATCCAGCTGAGAAAAGGCTGGATTTGGGCGGGTATTGCAGCTGTTACTGCCACACTGCAGGAGCCACAGGTTTATTTTGATGAAAACATTTGCCCATTGGAGTGTTTTCAACAACCAAGTATTCCTTTTATGGAAATTTGACCAGACTTTCACAGTAGTGGGTGCTTTGGAAAGGGAAATGAGCAGCAGAGGTCTGGGCAGCCTGCTGTGTTCagcctctgcccagcctgggcacgaggcagcagctccctgtgtgcCTTTGCAGGGGCTTCCACACGTGGGCTGTGTGCTGGGCTCTCCCCACGCTGGCTGTGCTTCCTTTTGGCTGACAGCACTCCCAAAATACAGGATACATGGATAAATGCGTTATGTTTATGTCAGGAACAGTGTGATCTGTGTTTTATGGAAAACTGCTGCCGCGGATGGCACAAGCCCCTGGTGAAAGCCACaggcagccagccctgctgcctccagctgttGGGCTGAGGTTCAGGGGGTGGGGGCTCCCTCACACATCTGGAGGCTCCTGCGCacagctgggagtgctgggggctgcaggcagcagtgagATGCAAACGGGGCTGCTtatgcatgttttgtttttcttcaataGGAAAATGACTATCTCCAGGAATGCCTTGAAGCTATCCAGCAGGACTTTGTCATCTTCAACAGAGAGAAGTGAGTGTGTAGGGTgctttttttagggaaaaatacTCCTTCTTCTGGCTTCCCATAGGAATCAGTGCCAATGTCTGACAGCCAGGAGCACCTTGCTGCCGGCTTAGCCCCAGGTGACTGGTGTCAGCAGAGGAGCTCAGGTGCTGGCTGTGTATGAAAAATGGTTCTGGCCACAAAGGGAGACCAGATCGGGGATTATTAACTgccattaaataaaatatgtcgTAGAGAGACTTCTGGGATTGAAcatgtgtgtgtgacactgctTCAGTTCCCCCATGGCACCTCCTCACCCATCCTGCTTTTAGCAGATGATGTTTTGGGAAATGAAGGTGAGGAAGGTTGGACCCAGTGATTGCAGATGATGATCCTATGAATCTATTCTATGTGTTAAAGTCCCCGGTGGGAATAAGCAGGCAGGGGAAGCACTGGGTTAAAGCCACTACTTCCCCAGTCTGGCGCTGTTTGTTCCATAAGCCGAGCGTGAGGCAGGCTCCATGGAGGAGGAGGGGTGGCAGGAGCCTGGCTGTGGTGTGGGTACTCATGGCCGAGGTCTGGGTGGCTGAAGCCTTGCAGTCTGTTTTGGGGCGTTTCAGAGCAGTTCAGTGTGGTTGCTGATGCGCTGGGCTCTGTCACGACCTGTTTGTGTGCTCTGCGAGACTCCTCACGCTCCGTGGCTCTGCCGTAGGCACCTCTCGAGCGGTGAGGAGGCACCAGGGCTGCAGCCCACCCTGCCCACTCCTGGGGGTGTTCGTTCGGGGGGTGGCTGTGCGACTTCTGattcctctgctcccacaggcTGAAGAAGAGCCAAGAGCAGCCGAGCGAGTCCGTGTCCGCCTCCGAGACCACGGACGAAGCGGAGGCCGAGGCCGAGGCCGAGCCTCTGCACATGTGCAGCTCCGTGTGCTCCTCGGGCAGCAGCTAGGCTGGGGCCGCCGGGCCAGGCCGCCCGCGCCCTCACCTGCCCTCAGGTGCGCTGAGCACCCGAGcccgccccgctgccgccggACAGCGCCGGCAGCTCCccttgcagagctggagcacaccTGAGTTCCCACAGGACTGCCCTCCCGGGCCGTGGGCCGCCAGCCCGGCACCAGGGCTGCCTGTCGGGGGAAGATacggcctgtgcaacttgtcaaGGGAGGAGGTCAACTTACGTAGTCCTTCTGTTTTAATGTCAAGTTGCTGATCTACACGTTCATAATGCAGTGAGAGGACAGGGAAAGAAGCCATGTCCTCGGGTCCCACGGGGAGAGacaaggagcagggaggaaggcCAGAGAGGTGGTGTGAGTTTGACTTCGGCATTCCCTgttcacagctgctgctctggggatgGGCAGTCCCTGCGTAAACcagagcagccccggggcctcTCTGgcaccagctcctggcagcctcCAGCTGTTTGGGTCCTGCAGCTCAAGGGTGTCCCAGGCACCTCCATGTCCTTGCGTCACCTGTCAGTTCCTTTCCCGATTCAAGGCAAATAAATGGGTTTTGTGTACTCCATGGATTCTTCAGGGGCTGGGAAATGTGTATTTGAGATGcagaatgcatttaaaatattttcttccttgatgtggctgctgcaggcagtgagGAGCCGTGGGATGGATCGGAGGGTCTGGCTCCACGTGGCCAGGTTCAGAGGACACAGTTTATCATGGGCTGAGATTCTGTTGGAGGCAGATGGGGTGGCCTTGCAAGGCTGCTTGGTTACGAAAGACAGGAATATCAAATTTCACCCTTtgatttactttattttcagtgtaaagTACAAGTACTGTATATAATTTGCCAATACCTGTCTTAACTTCTTAATAAGATGGGAAATCTTcccttgctgcagctgtggaTGTTGCCTTTCTTGTTGCAGGGGCCTTCACTATATCAGTTGTTTAACCTGCTGCAGAGTGGTTTTTGGTTACTGTGGCTAAACCCGAGCCCTGCGGTGCCACACGACTGCTCTGGTGCCTCAGGTGTGCGGTGGGACCGCAGTCACCGTCAAACCATCGGCAGCTGTTTGCTGCCAGACACTGGGAGGCTGCAGCGTTTGCATCCGTACTGGATATTCCTAATGCAAAAATGGATGGGAGATGTTTTTAACAGGCCAGATTCTGTCAGGACcagttttgttgtggtttttgtttccatgaaaaaaacagaaaggtGGAATGGTGCGAAGTGATCTTACACAAACTAGGACACAGTGCGTGTCTCTCACAGTTTTATGTGGGAGTTAGTGTGTGGCTGAAATTGTGCCGAGACGTTTTCATGGAAGTCTTTAAGGgtgtgcaggaggaggggagccAAAGCTCTGAGTCCAGTTGCATGGTTATTTTCTGGGCAGAGCCAGTAGATGCTGTCAGGCCCGGGGTCCCACCGGGGGTCCCTGGTGTCAGCCATGGGTCCTGCACACCCCGTGCCTCGTTTGGAGCTGCGTTAATGACGCCTCAGGGGCTGTGGCCATTCAGTGAGCGAGGGCCGAAATCAGCgtgtcctcctgctccttctcccagctACAGGAGGGCACCTACGCTGGCTCTgatcccaggctgtgctgggggaacCTGCCCTCTCTGCCTCCAGTGAGTTCCAGTCTCTTTACTGGGCACCAGCGAGGCCTAATTACCTTCTCTCACCTGTCAGAGCTCGCCTTTGTGTGCAGGTGAGCCACGTGCTCTGGCCCctttgctgtgctgagcagcccctgctctccACACGGGCAGCCTGTCCTCTGCCCGGGGCTCTGCGCTCACCTCGTGTCTCCATCCCACATCTCTCAGCTGGAACAACAGCTCTATCCTGGCGCAGCAGGTGAGGATCAAACCATGCATTTAGTTATGGATTACAGGTGATTTACTCCACTGGTGTGGGTAGGGTTTTACAGTGAATTCCATTGCACTATTTAGCAATTTCCTGTAAATAACAGTAAAATTTTGGACTATTGGAATGAGAATGAGCATCACTGATTTTTTTGACCAAACGATCCCATAGATGAGTGATGAAGATAGATCCTATTCAGCCAGAAGCTCTCAGGCCAGGAGAGGTGTTGGCAGTTACAGGACGTGTGTAATTGATGTTTTCGTCGCTTTCCTTAGGACAGGAGACAAGTGGGCCCTGAAGTGGGGGTTGGTGtgtgtgggaaggagctgactCACTTCTGAAACTGAGTTTTCTCAGCCCAAACCCTCTCCGTCATCTGTTCCCCTTGCAGCACCCCTCTTCTTCAGTGCATTGTGCAAAACAGCTCAGCGGCACCCAGCAGAAACCAGGAGAGCTTCTGGGGGGATGCCTGGGAATGGCTCCTTCCCAGGAGAAGCACTCTGGGCAGATCCTGGCTAcctgggaaagcagctctggactccagcactgcatctccagggctgtgctggggacattGCTGAACCTGAATCCCCGAGAACAGCACCAGgacacagagctctgggctcaTTGTGCTGAGTGGGAGAGACACTGTGAACACATCACTGAAGCGCTTGGTTTTGATCTTAAATAATATTTGGGCTTAACCTCTCCAGAGCCTGTCGGAGACAGGCTTTCACT harbors:
- the STK32C gene encoding serine/threonine-protein kinase 32C isoform X3, with the translated sequence MYAMKYMNKQQCIERDEVRNVFRELEILQEIEHVFLVNLWYSFQDEEDMFMVVDLLLGGDLRYHLQQNVQFTEETVKLYICEMALALDYLRSQHIIHRDVKPDNILLDEQGHAHLTDFNIATIIRDGERATALAGTKPYMAPEIFHSFLSGGTGYSFEVDWWSLGIMAYELLRGWRPYDIHSNNPVESLVQLFSTVSVQYSSAWSKEMVALLRKLLTVNPEHRFSCLAHIQASAHLSGVVWSDVCEKRVEPGFVPNKGRLHCDPTFELEEMILESRPLHKKKKRLAKNKSRDNSKDSSQSENDYLQECLEAIQQDFVIFNREKLKKSQEQPSESVSASETTDEAEAEAEAEPLHMCSSVCSSGSS
- the STK32C gene encoding serine/threonine-protein kinase 32C isoform X1, giving the protein MFHWSKWKKRMGASASSSKRPVFDEREDVNFDHFQILRAIGKGSFGKVCIVQKRDTEKMYAMKYMNKQQCIERDEVRNVFRELEILQEIEHVFLVNLWYSFQDEEDMFMVVDLLLGGDLRYHLQQNVQFTEETVKLYICEMALALDYLRSQHIIHRDVKPDNILLDEQGHAHLTDFNIATIIRDGERATALAGTKPYMAPEIFHSFLSGGTGYSFEVDWWSLGIMAYELLRGWRPYDIHSNNPVESLVQLFSTVSVQYSSAWSKEMVALLRKLLTVNPEHRFSCLAHIQASAHLSGVVWSDVCEKRVEPGFVPNKGRLHCDPTFELEEMILESRPLHKKKKRLAKNKSRDNSKDSSQSENDYLQECLEAIQQDFVIFNREKLKKSQEQPSESVSASETTDEAEAEAEAEPLHMCSSVCSSGSS